The following coding sequences are from one Streptomyces sp. V3I7 window:
- a CDS encoding MFS transporter translates to MPSSYRALFAAPGTKAFSAAGLLGRMPLAMMGIGVVTMISQLTGRYGLAGALSATIALSAAAIGPQISRLVDQYGQRRVLRPATLVALTAGGALLLCAHFRWPDWVLFVCAAAIGTVPSLGAMVRARWAALYRGTPQLHTAYSFESVMDEICFIFGPIISIGLSTAWFPEAGPLLAACFLAAGVFWLTSQRATEPEPHPRDRHGAGSALRSTGLRVLVGTFVATGANFGAVDVVTVAFADERGHKGAASVVLALYAAGSCVSGVFFGLLRFSGPPARRWLLGVCAMAASMIPLLLVGDLVFLAVALFAAGLFIAPTMITTMSLIEEHVPRAKLTEGMTWVSTGLAVGVALGSSAAGWVIDAAGAHAGYGVPVASGAVAVTLGLLGYRRLSRPAVTGGGGTVEQHGERAERPVA, encoded by the coding sequence GTGCCCAGCTCCTATCGCGCCCTGTTCGCCGCTCCCGGCACCAAGGCCTTCTCCGCAGCGGGCCTGCTCGGCCGGATGCCGCTGGCGATGATGGGCATCGGTGTGGTCACGATGATCTCCCAGCTCACCGGGCGGTACGGGCTCGCGGGCGCGCTGTCGGCCACCATCGCGCTGTCCGCGGCGGCGATCGGGCCGCAGATCTCCCGGCTGGTGGACCAGTACGGCCAGCGCCGGGTGCTGCGACCGGCGACCCTGGTGGCGCTCACCGCGGGCGGCGCGCTGCTGCTCTGCGCGCACTTCCGGTGGCCGGACTGGGTGCTGTTCGTCTGCGCCGCCGCCATCGGTACGGTGCCGAGCCTCGGCGCGATGGTCCGGGCCCGCTGGGCCGCCCTGTACCGGGGCACCCCGCAGCTGCACACCGCGTACTCGTTCGAGTCCGTGATGGACGAGATCTGCTTCATCTTCGGGCCGATCATCTCCATCGGGCTCTCCACGGCCTGGTTCCCGGAGGCGGGGCCGCTGCTGGCCGCGTGCTTCCTGGCGGCCGGCGTCTTCTGGCTGACCTCGCAGCGCGCCACCGAGCCCGAGCCCCATCCGCGCGACCGTCACGGCGCCGGTTCCGCGCTGCGCTCGACCGGACTCCGGGTGCTCGTGGGCACGTTCGTGGCGACGGGGGCGAACTTCGGCGCGGTCGACGTGGTCACCGTCGCCTTCGCCGACGAACGCGGCCACAAGGGCGCAGCGAGCGTGGTCCTGGCGCTGTACGCAGCGGGTTCGTGCGTGTCCGGGGTGTTCTTCGGGCTGCTGCGCTTCTCCGGGCCGCCCGCGCGCCGGTGGCTGCTGGGCGTGTGTGCGATGGCCGCGAGTATGATCCCCCTCCTACTGGTCGGAGACCTGGTGTTTCTGGCCGTGGCGCTGTTCGCTGCGGGCCTGTTCATCGCACCCACGATGATCACGACGATGTCCCTCATCGAAGAGCACGTACCTCGCGCGAAGCTCACCGAGGGGATGACCTGGGTGAGCACCGGCCTCGCGGTCGGTGTCGCGCTCGGCTCCTCCGCGGCCGGCTGGGTGATCGACGCGGCCGGAGCGCACGCCGGGTACGGGGTTCCGGTCGCGTCCGGGGCCGTCGCGGTCACGCTCGGTCTCCTCGGGTACCGCCGGCTCAGCAGGCCGGCGGTCACGGGTGGGGGAGGCACCGTTGAGCAGCACGGCGAACGGGCGGAACGGCCTGTGGCGTAA
- a CDS encoding ferrochelatase, translated as MPEALDPSPYDALLLLSFGGPEGPDDVVPFLENVTRGRGIPRERLKEVGQHYFRFGGVSPINEQNRALLDALRKDFAGHGLDLPVYWGNRNWAPYLTDTLREMAADGRRRVLVLATSAYASYSGCRQYRENLADALATLEAEGMELPRVDKLRHYFNHPGFLEPMIDGVLQSLAGLPEDVRDGAHIAFTTHSIPTAAADTSGPVEDHGDGGAYVAQHLDVARLIADAVRERTGVDHPWRLVYQSRSGAPHIPWLEPDICDHLEELHGSGVPAVVMAPIGFVSDHMEVLYDLDTEATAKAAELGLPVRRSATVGADPRFAAAIRELVLERAAAESGHDVTPCALGALGASPDRCPVGCCPARTPRPAAAGADSPYA; from the coding sequence ATGCCAGAAGCGCTCGACCCCAGTCCCTACGACGCCCTGCTCCTGCTCTCGTTCGGCGGCCCCGAAGGCCCGGACGACGTCGTCCCGTTCCTGGAGAACGTGACGCGCGGGCGCGGCATCCCCCGGGAACGCCTCAAGGAGGTCGGGCAGCACTACTTCCGGTTCGGCGGGGTCAGCCCGATCAACGAACAGAACCGCGCCCTGCTGGACGCCCTCCGCAAGGACTTCGCCGGCCACGGCCTGGACCTGCCGGTCTACTGGGGCAACCGCAACTGGGCGCCGTACCTCACCGACACCCTGCGTGAGATGGCCGCCGACGGCCGCCGCCGCGTCCTGGTGCTGGCCACCAGCGCCTACGCCTCCTACTCGGGCTGCCGTCAGTACCGCGAGAATCTCGCCGACGCGCTGGCCACGCTGGAGGCCGAGGGCATGGAGCTCCCGCGGGTCGACAAGCTGCGGCACTACTTCAACCACCCCGGCTTCCTCGAGCCCATGATCGACGGCGTGCTCCAGTCCCTCGCCGGCCTTCCCGAGGACGTCCGCGACGGCGCCCACATCGCGTTCACCACCCACTCCATCCCGACCGCCGCCGCCGACACCTCCGGCCCGGTCGAGGACCACGGCGACGGTGGCGCGTACGTCGCACAGCACCTGGACGTTGCCCGGCTGATCGCCGACGCCGTCCGCGAGCGCACCGGCGTCGACCATCCCTGGCGGCTCGTCTACCAGTCCCGCTCCGGCGCCCCGCACATCCCGTGGCTGGAACCGGACATCTGCGACCACCTGGAAGAGCTGCACGGCTCCGGCGTCCCGGCGGTCGTCATGGCGCCCATCGGCTTCGTCTCCGACCACATGGAGGTCCTGTACGACCTCGACACGGAGGCCACCGCCAAGGCCGCGGAACTGGGCCTGCCGGTGCGCCGTTCGGCCACCGTGGGCGCCGACCCGAGGTTCGCCGCCGCGATCCGCGAGCTCGTCCTGGAGCGCGCCGCCGCCGAGAGCGGGCACGACGTCACGCCCTGCGCCCTGGGCGCGCTCGGCGCGAGCCCCGACCGCTGCCCGGTCGGCTGCTGTCCTGCCCGTACCCCTCGCCCCGCAGCCGCGGGCGCCGACAGTCCCTACGCGTGA
- a CDS encoding inositol monophosphatase family protein produces the protein MTRPLRDPLHSDLLALAQEAALRAGELLRDGRPADLAVAATKSSPIDVVTEMDIAAEKLITDLISGHRPDDGFLGEEGASSEGTSGIRWVIDPLDGTVNYLYGLPTWAVSIAAEQDGETVVGVVAAPMRGETYQAVRGAGAWATGAWEGERALACRPAPPLEQALVSTGFSYVADARAQQAAIAARLIPLVRDIRRSGSAAIDLCDVAAGHLDGYYERGLNPWDYAAGDLVAREAGALTGGRPGERLSRDLAIAAPPGVFEPLQGLLEDFGV, from the coding sequence GTGACCCGCCCCCTTCGAGACCCCCTGCACTCGGATCTGCTCGCGCTGGCCCAGGAAGCCGCCCTCCGCGCGGGCGAACTCCTGCGGGACGGGCGCCCGGCCGACCTCGCGGTCGCCGCGACCAAGTCCAGCCCGATCGACGTCGTCACCGAGATGGACATAGCGGCCGAGAAGCTGATCACCGACCTGATCTCCGGCCACCGCCCCGACGACGGCTTCCTCGGCGAGGAGGGCGCCTCCAGCGAGGGCACGAGCGGGATCCGCTGGGTGATCGACCCGCTCGACGGGACGGTCAACTACCTGTACGGGCTGCCCACCTGGGCCGTGTCCATCGCGGCCGAGCAGGACGGGGAGACGGTCGTCGGAGTGGTCGCCGCCCCGATGCGCGGTGAGACGTACCAGGCGGTGCGCGGCGCCGGCGCCTGGGCCACGGGCGCCTGGGAGGGCGAACGCGCGCTCGCGTGCCGTCCGGCCCCGCCACTGGAGCAGGCCCTGGTCTCCACCGGCTTCAGCTACGTCGCCGACGCTCGCGCCCAGCAGGCCGCGATCGCCGCGCGCCTGATCCCGCTGGTCCGTGACATCCGGCGCAGCGGCTCGGCCGCGATCGACCTGTGCGACGTGGCGGCGGGCCACCTCGACGGCTACTACGAGCGCGGCCTCAACCCGTGGGACTATGCGGCGGGGGACCTCGTCGCCCGGGAAGCGGGCGCGCTGACCGGTGGACGTCCCGGAGAGCGCCTCTCCCGCGATCTGGCCATCGCCGCACCTCCCGGCGTCTTCGAGCCGCTCCAGGGGCTCCTGGAGGACTTCGGCGTCTGA
- a CDS encoding response regulator transcription factor, protein MRVLVVEDEQLLADAVATGLRREAMAVDVVYDGAAALERIGVNDYDVIVLDRDLPLVHGDDVCRRIVELGIPTRVLMLTASGDVSDRVEGLEIGADDYLPKPFAFSELIARVRALGRRTSMPLPPVLERAGIKLDPNRREVFRDGREVQLAPKEFAVLEVLMRSEGAVVSAEQLLEKAWDENTDPFTNVVRVTVMTLRRKLGEPPVIVTVPGSGYRI, encoded by the coding sequence GTGCGCGTACTCGTCGTCGAGGACGAGCAACTGCTCGCCGATGCCGTGGCCACCGGACTGCGCCGGGAGGCCATGGCCGTCGACGTCGTGTACGACGGTGCGGCCGCCCTGGAGCGCATCGGCGTCAACGACTACGACGTGATCGTCCTCGACCGCGACCTGCCGCTCGTGCACGGCGACGACGTCTGCCGCCGGATCGTCGAGCTCGGCATCCCCACGCGCGTGCTGATGCTCACCGCTTCCGGTGACGTCAGCGACCGGGTCGAGGGACTGGAGATCGGTGCCGACGACTACCTCCCCAAGCCGTTCGCGTTCAGCGAGCTCATCGCACGCGTGCGCGCGCTCGGCCGGCGCACCAGCATGCCGCTGCCGCCCGTCCTGGAGCGCGCCGGCATCAAGCTCGACCCCAACCGCCGCGAGGTCTTCCGCGACGGCCGGGAGGTCCAGCTCGCGCCGAAGGAGTTCGCCGTGCTGGAGGTGCTGATGCGCAGCGAGGGCGCCGTCGTCTCCGCCGAGCAGCTGCTGGAGAAGGCGTGGGACGAGAACACCGACCCGTTCACCAACGTCGTGCGCGTGACGGTCATGACCCTGCGCCGCAAGCTGGGCGAGCCGCCCGTCATCGTCACCGTCCCCGGCTCCGGCTACCGGATCTGA
- a CDS encoding HAMP domain-containing sensor histidine kinase produces the protein MATTPAPPQLPPKPTWDPRRAQAPFPWLRPTIRIRLTLLYGGMFLIAGILLLSIIYLLAAQALNTGNEPLFKIVSGTDIRVSSENCRAINTTSLPLSDFNAAISQCIDQQRQHALDNLLSRSLLALLGLAIIAFAFGYAMAGRVLTPLGRITRTARAVAGSDLSRRIELDGPDDELKELADTLDDMLDRLQRAFTAQERFVGNASHELRTPLAINRTLLEVHLSDPNAPVELQQLGKTLLATNERSEQLVEGLLLLARSDNEIVERKPVDLAEVATQAIDQVHAEAQAKGVTIKGERKPVIVPGNGVLLERIALNLVQNAVRYNIPEDGWVEVSTEVQNGHAVLTVANTGPVVPAYEIDNLFEPFRRLRTERTGSDKGVGLGLSIARSVARAHGGHISAHPREGGGLMMRVTLPF, from the coding sequence GTGGCCACGACACCCGCGCCGCCCCAGCTGCCCCCGAAGCCGACCTGGGACCCCCGAAGGGCCCAGGCCCCGTTCCCCTGGCTGCGTCCGACGATCCGTATACGGCTCACGCTGCTGTACGGCGGCATGTTCCTGATCGCCGGCATCCTGCTGCTGTCGATCATCTACCTGCTGGCCGCGCAGGCGCTGAACACGGGCAACGAACCGCTGTTCAAGATCGTCAGCGGTACCGACATCAGGGTCTCCAGCGAGAACTGCCGCGCGATCAACACGACGAGCCTGCCGCTGTCCGACTTCAACGCCGCGATCAGCCAGTGCATCGACCAGCAGCGCCAGCACGCCCTGGACAACCTGCTCAGCCGCTCGCTGCTGGCCCTGCTGGGTCTCGCGATCATCGCCTTCGCGTTCGGCTACGCCATGGCCGGCCGCGTGCTGACCCCGCTCGGCCGGATCACGCGCACCGCGCGCGCGGTGGCGGGTTCGGACCTGTCTCGCCGTATCGAGCTGGACGGCCCGGACGACGAGCTGAAGGAACTGGCCGACACCCTCGACGACATGCTGGACCGGCTGCAGCGCGCCTTCACCGCACAGGAACGCTTCGTCGGGAACGCCTCGCACGAGCTGCGCACCCCGCTCGCGATCAACCGCACGCTGCTCGAAGTGCATCTGTCCGATCCGAACGCGCCCGTGGAGCTCCAGCAGCTGGGCAAGACGCTGCTGGCGACCAACGAGCGCAGCGAGCAGCTCGTGGAGGGCCTGCTGCTGCTCGCCCGCAGCGACAACGAGATCGTCGAGCGCAAGCCCGTCGACCTTGCCGAGGTGGCCACCCAGGCCATCGACCAGGTGCACGCCGAGGCCCAGGCCAAGGGCGTCACGATCAAGGGCGAGCGCAAGCCCGTCATCGTCCCCGGCAACGGCGTCCTGCTGGAGCGGATCGCCCTCAACCTGGTCCAGAACGCGGTGCGCTACAACATCCCCGAGGACGGCTGGGTCGAGGTCTCCACCGAGGTCCAGAACGGGCACGCGGTGCTGACCGTGGCGAACACCGGGCCGGTCGTGCCCGCGTACGAGATCGACAACCTCTTCGAGCCGTTCAGACGGCTCCGTACGGAGCGCACGGGCAGCGACAAGGGTGTCGGCCTCGGCCTGTCCATCGCGCGCTCCGTGGCACGCGCACACGGCGGCCACATCTCGGCACACCCGCGCGAGGGAGGAGGGCTGATGATGCGTGTCACCCTGCCCTTCTGA
- a CDS encoding DUF4193 domain-containing protein translates to MATDYDTPRKTDDDVDSDSLEELKARRNDKSTSAVDVDEFEAAEGLELPGADLSNEELAVRVLPKQQDEFTCMSCFLVHHRSQLAREKNGQPICRDCD, encoded by the coding sequence ATGGCAACCGATTACGACACTCCACGCAAGACCGATGACGACGTCGACTCGGACAGTCTTGAAGAACTGAAGGCCCGACGCAACGACAAGTCGACCTCCGCGGTCGATGTCGACGAGTTCGAGGCCGCAGAGGGCCTCGAACTCCCCGGCGCCGACCTGTCGAACGAGGAACTGGCCGTCCGTGTGCTGCCGAAGCAGCAGGACGAGTTCACGTGCATGAGCTGCTTCCTCGTCCACCACCGCAGCCAGCTGGCCCGCGAGAAGAACGGTCAGCCGATCTGCCGCGACTGCGACTGA